The DNA region atgtattttgtaaaatgACATGTTGCTAAAAAATAACATCCCATTTCATGTAAAATGTTGAAAGTTTGAGAGACTAATAATGATctccttcataaaaaaaagatgCACCTTATTAGTATGAATTACACTTATCAAGTCTGTAAAATTCTCCTCAAATATATAGGCATGAACTTGTATATTCTCAAAATTCCTCTTTTCTGTGCATCGATAAAAAGAGACGCTCAATAACTGTATTCTATTCATATTTTTGCCCCGGACATTACAAGAGTGTTTGATGAAAAAATTGAAgtgaaacattttataaaacatGCTAAAAATTGAGGACTAAAACAATagtacttttaattttacaagcAACAATGTGACGTCATTGATCATGACACAAATCAAAAATCACATCCTACCAACCTTTTGTGTTAGTTAAAATATTTGTGTTagtcaaaataataatactactaatattagTGAAATTACATAACATTGGCAAAAAATAAGTCAATGATAAATTAGAAAACGGTTCTATGTTGTCTAAAACAAcatgattttatttttgacaCGTGAGATATCCTATAACTATGATGATGAACCATACGAAATATTATTAACGAAATTCTTAACTGAATTTGTTAATTACTAGGACACCGTTATGATTTATGACTAATGATATAATATAAATAggctaaaaattaaaatttaccaAGCTTATTTATTATCCAcgatttaaattaaaaaattgtgaTTGAAAAATGAAACACGCCCAGTGGGACTCGAACCCACAATCGCCTGATTAGAAGTCAGACGCCTTATCCATTAGGCCATGGGCGCATGTTGATAATATCTTCTTTCTTAAaacttttatttaaatagaGTATTAAAGTTTACCACCACTATCTTATCTTGGACTTAAAATTGCTTTAATAGCTCAAAATTTGAAGCAATTATTATGAATTATAGTGAGAAAATGAGGCATTAAATATTTTGCTAACTTAATCttatatttaatcaattttaaCGAATAACTATTCCCTCGGTCCCATTTAGTTCAAAATACTTTTATGACACGAGTTTTTATACAATGTTGTTTAGTGTATTAAGttgatagaaaataaaataagaccatgactaaatttgaaaaagtacttattttcacttttaaaaatacattactTTAAATacaatataagaaaaaaagaaaaatatgtcGCTTAAActaggacgaaggaaaaaaatCTCGTCtttcatataataaaaaaaaagttctcattcagataattttttttctaaaatctcCAAAACCAAGAATTTTGCCCAAGGACGATTGGTTAATTATATTCTGTATATACATTACTGACATGAATTAAAGCCAAACAAAATCCGGATTCAACGATTTTACCACTTGTGAATGGACAATTATTTTCTCACGAGAGATGGAAAACAAACACAATCTCTCATTGTTTGATAGCAGTAATAAAAAGTAGttttccaagaattacatcacGGTAAAATAATACACCCACCCAATATTCTTGCCAAAAAAGGGTGCTAATATGTAAATGTAATCTATATCCATCCAAAAAGGGTGATGTCTACTGGTTTCATGTCACACTCGAACTTCCCCACCAAAAACGTTTGGCTCCATCACTTGTTTTAATCTTCGAGTTCGATGATCTTCACCACGGAAGCATCTCCGACCTTCTGGCACACGACCACTCGGTCATGGGACTTGATAACTCCAGAGGCCTTCCCGTGATCAAGTGCAACCTTCAGAACAGACTCGTTTGTCGCGTTTGTGGACCCAGCCTATTGAGACATAAATCCAAGCAAAAGCTCTTTAGACAAGAACAAAATTGATACTATTAACAAGAACTTTCATCCGAATGGGAGAATACGAGGAACTTACCGGATGCCGAGGATCAGCAAGTAGAGGGAAAAGACCTCGTACGATAAGTGACTGCCTTGCCTGAACATATATAGAAACACTATAAGCACAACATTGCGTAAACATAGAACTGAATCATggttttataaatgaaaaaatttaaTCTCGATGTAGAGGCTAAAGTCTACCTCGAATGCACCACTAAAACTCCACTTGAGTTGATTAGTCTTTAGCCGAGGGATGACAACAGATAACACGGGCATTGTTGGCCTGTACTTCGCTATCAATCTGCATATACAGGAAGATGTTTAAGATGATGCTAAAATCATTAACTTGAGATGCATCTTGCGAGTCGAACAATACCTTGCAGCTCTTCCAGATGATGTAAAGCATATGATGACAGATGCCTTCACTTTAAGGGCTGCACGGACCTAAGATAAAGCGCAGATAGAGTGACTTAATATCACGATCTaagcaaaaaacaaaaaaacacagATACAGGCAACTGAACGTTCGATCAAAATTCTTTTGCACTTCAAATTTCGGTCCAGATATTCTTCAGTTGTTTAGCAACATACCGCAGAGGAAGCAATAGATTCCAAATGGCTCATTGGTTCACCAACAAACTTCACAGTCCTCTTGAAGTACTGATCTTGATTGAAGACCTTCTCTGCCTGTGATGAAAATGGGAAACTGCAGTTAGATATaagaaattgccggtgtttttGTCAATAAGGATATTTAGGCTAGCCAAGAATTCTTCATATTAGGTAATCAAATTAGGCAATAGTACATTTTGATATTAGTGGCAATTTAAGCATCAAATCTGTAGTGCTTTGCATAgtgaaaataaaatgtattgTGATTAACATATTGCACGAAAACTGAAGCTTCAAATCAAGAAATCTAAACAGTAGAAATAGTTTCTACAAGGGGTAAAAGACGAATTACCTCAGAACAGATTTTCCCAACGGTAGAAATAGTTTCTACGGGATACAACCCACGCAAGGTCTCAGCACCAAGAAGAATTGCATCACATCCTGAAAAAAATACATTATCAGCATCGTTCAGCCAGCTTATATTTGACCAACAATTAAAGATGATCAAGTGATAAATTCAGATACGTATTACGTAACCAGATGCAAATAAATCCCTTGAACTTTTAACAGAGAAGAAATGCAACTGAGAAAAGGTGCTTTAAGAAAACAATTTTAGCCAGTCACTTACCATCCAAAACAGCATTAGCAACATCAGTTGCCTCAGCACGAGTAGGCCTCAAATTGTCAGTCATGCTATCAACAACACGAGTTACCACTGCAGGCTTTCCAGCCATGTTACATTTGTAAACAGCAGACTTCTGAAACAAGAACACCTGCAGATACAGAGAAAAGAAATTATTCCAAGAATTATAAAGCAGAGGAAAGAAATTACATTATATGCAAGGAACAGACCATAAATTTCATATCATCTTTGCAAGGTTTAAAAGTGAAATCAGCCTGATCTATAAAGACTAAAGGGCACTCTTGAAAttgcaaataaaaaaagataacaACTATAGAGCGGCGCCTTGAAATTTGAGACACTGACTAGATAACAAACAGGTGGGGAATACAAATATAACGAACTGCTAACCTTCTCAGGTGGGAGGTCAATGCCAAGATTTCCACGAGAGAGGATGATGCCATCAGCCTCCTGTAGGATCTCGTCAAAATGGGTTAAACCCTGCAGACATCAATAGGCCAAAGTAGTCAGTCAAAATTTGTTGTAAAAATGCGATTCAAACCCGCCATTATAGAGTGAAGCCTCAGCTTACCTCTACATTTTCAATTTTAGCAAATATTTGAGTCTGACTCAGATCACCATGCTTAGACAGAAATTCACGGGCCTGCAAAGCAAAACTATAAGCTTTGACGCATCCAGATAGTTGAAAAGGATTATACGTGGAATTCACATTGATAAGAAATCAAAACAGTTTCTCCTCAGCCACTTTACCTCACGGACATCCGATGCATGGCGCGTGTATGATAGCGAAAGaaaatctattttattcttaACACCCCAAGTACTGATAACCTGAAACAAAAGCAATGTCTTGGAAATTAAAACCCTAACTGAACAAATAGGATAAGCCAGACATACAGGAAAGTAAGGAAACAGCATGAAGTTTAGGTTTCAAGGTGGTCACATTTTCAGTGTTCTTTGTAATCTTAACAAGTATTATTGCCATAATCAAAGTTTAAAAACCTTGAGAAAGTGCGAAAGTGGTAAAGTTCATCAATATGACTTTCAGAATATACTCCTTTTACTACGAGAGAGAAACAGGCAAGTTATAAAGATTGCACCACTCACCTCCTTGTCCTTTTCAGATAGAGTAGGCAGAtcaattcgaatttgtgaagcatgcAATGTAAATAGCGATCCTGCCAAGGTTGCAGAATTCTTGATAACACAAACCACATCATCACCCTTTACTTCATCAACCTGCCAGCCAAATCACAAATGTCAGGTAACTAATCTCACTGTCATAATTGATTATATACCCAGCGTTAAGGCGAATAGATCCAGGGGAAGATGAACAAGCTCATGAGCTAAGTATGCATAGGTAATATAGGAGTGAACTAAGCATGTGAGAGTTATTGACAATACAACTAGGAGAActaaaaatttatgaaaaaaaacataaataactACACATTCTACCTCAAGCCAAACAGAAGTAGTCTCACTTCCCGTGAATAGGTATTGACCAACAAAAATGGTGTCTCCCTTCTTCACAGCCTGCAAACAACAACCTTGATAAGCAATTACAACAAGGAAAAGGCCTAAAGCAAATTAACAATGTCAAAAGAATGTAGCAGTAC from Salvia splendens isolate huo1 chromosome 9, SspV2, whole genome shotgun sequence includes:
- the LOC121747959 gene encoding pyruvate kinase 1, cytosolic, with translation MHSTHLLLEEPIRMATILEPSKASFFPAMTKIVGTLGPRSKSVEVISSCLKTGMSVARFDFSWGDADSHQETLENLKTAIKSTKKLCAVMLDTVGAEMQVVNKRETSITLKAEDKVILTPDQGQEATSDVLPINFPGLAKAVKKGDTIFVGQYLFTGSETTSVWLEVDEVKGDDVVCVIKNSATLAGSLFTLHASQIRIDLPTLSEKDKEVISTWGVKNKIDFLSLSYTRHASDVREAREFLSKHGDLSQTQIFAKIENVEGLTHFDEILQEADGIILSRGNLGIDLPPEKVFLFQKSAVYKCNMAGKPAVVTRVVDSMTDNLRPTRAEATDVANAVLDGCDAILLGAETLRGLYPVETISTVGKICSEAEKVFNQDQYFKRTVKFVGEPMSHLESIASSAVRAALKVKASVIICFTSSGRAARLIAKYRPTMPVLSVVIPRLKTNQLKWSFSGAFEARQSLIVRGLFPLLADPRHPAGSTNATNESVLKVALDHGKASGVIKSHDRVVVCQKVGDASVVKIIELED